The following nucleotide sequence is from Prosthecobacter sp..
CTTTGCCGCACTTCGGGCAGTGTTTCAGATCCTCAATTTGCTCCATGTTCACGAAAGGCGTCTTGCAGGCAGGGCAGTTGAAGATCTCCCTCATTCGTCCCGTGAGCGCATCCCAGAATCTCAAGGGCAGCGGACGTGGTTTGCCCTCGCGCTTCCATGTCACGGACACGGACTTGGCACATTTTTGGCAGTAACCCGAAGCCTCCTCAAACATTCGCCCGCCACCGATGCCGATGGTGGTCGTGAAACCACATTTTGCGTCCGTACAACGCACGTCATATTGCGTTCCCGCCAAGGCGGACCCCGTCATCAAAAGCACCAGCATCCAGAAGTGAGGCATTTTCATGCTGGCAGCCTATGGCCCGTTTGCCCTCCGGCATTTTCAATCACTGCGCATTCCTTGCGGCTTATTCAGCAAACACTTTTGCCAAATCCACCCTGTCCCCCATCTCGGCAGAGAGCTTCACGAGGCGCTCGAAGAGGCTTTTCTTCATCGCGGCATGTTCGGGGTTCGCAGCGAGGTCGTTCATCTCCTGCGGGTTTTGGGCGAGGTGGTAGAGGCGGAGGACTTTGGCCTTTGGATAGGCGATCAATTTCCAACCGTCGTGCGTGATGGCGCGTTGGAGTTCCAGATAAGCACCATAGACGGATTCGTAGTTCGATTGCTTCTGCCCGCCATTCAGCAGCGGGCGGAGGCTGTTGTAGAAGACGTGCTTCGGCTTCTCGGCTCCGGCGAGATCGAGCGCAGTGGCCATCACGTCTTGCAGGTAGATCGCGGCATCGTTCTTCGCGCCTTTCGCCACGCCGGGACCGGCGACGAGGAAGGGCACGCGCACGCTGTGGTCATACATGTTCTGTTTGCCGAACAAACCGTGATGCCCGACGGCGAGACCATGGTCGGCGGTGAAGAAGATCCAGGTGTTGTCGGCCTGACCGTTCGCATCCACCGCGTCGAGGATCTTGCCGATCTGAACGTCGAGGTGCGTGATGAGCGCGTAGTATTCCTGGCGGTGCGTCTTCACGGAAAGCTCCGTGCGCGGCATGGGCGCGAGGTTTTCATCACGCAGTTTGTGCGAGCAACCGATGTCGTCCTTGTGCGGGTATTCGGGCAGGAAATTTTGCGGCATCTGCATGCGGCTGAGCGGATACATGTCGATGAACTCCTTCGGAGCCTGACGCGGATCATGCGGCGCATTGAACGCGGCGTAGATGAAGAAGGGCTTCTCCTGCTGCTTCGCATCGGCGAGGAAACCGAGCGTGTTGTCGCGCACGACCTCGCTCCAATGCGTGCCGCCTTCCCAGAAGCCGCCGATTGTCTCGTCGAACGGGCTCCAGGCATCGGTTTGATCGGCGATGGGCCTGTTGTAGGCGGTGGGAACCGTCTTCGGCATGCCAGCGCGCACATCCTTCACCACATCGAAGCACTTCGCGGCATCGGTCTGGATGTGCCACTTGCCCGTCATGTAGGTCTTGTAACCGGCCTTTTGCATGAGCTACGGCCAGAGCACGCCGGACTGGCGTTCCTTGTCGGTCGTCTTGTAAACCGAGTCCGCGTCCCACACGCTGCGCCCGGTGTTCAGCATCGTGCGGCTGGCCACGCACACCGCGCCGCTCCAAGAGCCCATGTTGTAAGCGCGCGTGAACGTCGTGCCCCGCGCGGCGAGGCGGTCGAGGTTTGGCGTGTCGATGTCCGTGTGGCCGAAGGCGCGCACAGCCTCGTAGGTGTAGTCGTCGGCAAAGAGGAAGAGCACGTTGGGCTTCGCGGCGAAGAGCGAAGGGCAGAGGGCGAAGAGACAGGCAAGGACAAGCTTCATGGAGCGTGTGGAAACGCATCGTGGCTGCGCAGCTTGCGGCGAAGATCGGCGGAATGCCTCAAGGTTGTTGGGCGGATGTGTTTGGCGCGAGAAGCTGGCACCACGGTATGACGCATGATCGCCAAACTATCCGGCTGCGGGGCGTTGGCGAATGCTCTACGAGGCTCGCATGCCTCCCAAGCTGGCCGGATAGTTCGGCGGAGGATGCTTTGGGCGCTGCGAAGCTCAATCCGCCGAACACATCCTGCCTACGACAGACTTCACTTCTGGTAGTCCGCGCCGGTGAGGCTTTTCAGCACGCTGTCCTGCCATTGACGGAGCTTGGACTGGAGTTCCTTGGCGAGTTCGGGCTTTTGTTCGAGAAGGTTTGTTTTCTCGGCGGGATCAGCTTTCAAATCGAAGAGCTCGATCTTTGGTGCGCCGTTTTTCTGCTCATGGATGACGAGCTTGTGGTCGCCCTCAATGATGGAGCGTGCGCCGAGATGATCGTCCTCGGTGATGACGGGATGGTGGAAGTTGGTGAAGTCCCGCGTGGCCTTGCCACCCATCTTTTTCACGAGCGGCGTCGTGCCCTGCTGAAGCTCGGGCGCGATGTAGGGCTTCGCGCCGGCCACTTTGGTGCCTGCGGCTTGATACTCCCAAAAATGCAGTGCCGTGGGCCGCGCTGTCATGGTGCCATTGAGAACCGGCGCGAGGTCGATGCCGTCTATCGGGCGATCAGGCAGTGATTGTCCTGCAATGGCGGCCACGGTGGGCAGCAGATCACTGGTGCTGGCGCGGACGCTGGTGCTGCGCGGCTTTGGAATGCGCGCGGGCCACTCGATGAGGCCGGGCACGAGTGTGCCGCCTTCATACACCTCTGCCTTGGCTCCGCGATGCGGAAAACCCAGCGCGGCATCAGGCGAGGTGCCGTTGTCGCCGCAGTAGAAGAGCAGGGTGTTTTCGCGCAGGCCGTTTTGGGCGAGATGTTTTCTCAAGGTACCGATGGCGCGGTCCATGGCGGTGATTTCGGCGTAGCGCTCGCGCAGAACTTCGCCTTGTGGACGCTTGGTGGCAGCACCGGTTTCGTTCGAGGTGAGTTTGACCAGCTTCGTGTATTTCGCGGGCAGGTCGTCGTAAAGCGCGAGGTCTTCGGGCAAACCGCTGTAAGGCTCATGCGGCGAGCCGAACCAGATGACCTGGAAGAATGGCTTCCCGGCTTTCTGGGCGCGTTCGATGACTTGAATGGCCTCGCGGATGAGGATCTCGGAGCTTTCGCCTTTGAAAAGCTCCGGCGGCCCGCCATTGCGCGAGAGCGAGGGGTTCATCTCGAAGAAGTTGTCATGCGAGAGGCACTCATGAAATCCCATCGACAGCGGACTCACAGGCGACTCCTTCTTCACCGCGCCGACATGCCATTTGCCGAGATGGGCGCAGTGATAGCCTGCTTGGCTCAAAAGATGCGCGCTGGTGATCTCCTCCGGCCGGAAGGACCAGCCCGGCGTGAAGGTGCCCATGCGGTTCGGATGCCGTCCGGTGAGGAAACTCGCCCGCGTGGGCGAGCAGCTCGGATGTGCGGCGTAGAAGCGCTCGAATTTCAAGGCTGTGGCCGCCATCTCGTCCAGCACGGGCGTTTTGACATGCGGATGACCGTTGTAACCGGTTTCCTCCCAGCCGTGGTCATCGCCCATCATGAGGATGATGTTTGGCGTGGCGGCCTGGAGTGATGCGCACCAAGCAGTGAGGCAGAGGGATAGAAGCAGTGATGTTTTCATGAGATGGGATGTGTGCGGGACTTCAACGAACCTTCCAGATCTTCACATCGTCGATCCAGACGGTGTTGTTCACGAGAAAACTGAACCAACGTTTCATCGGATGTGCGAAACCTTCCGAGCGATGCTTCGCGAGCAGCTTGCCGTCGATGCTCAGGCGCATTTCATCGCCTTCGGTGACGAGGACGAGCTCATGCCATTCGGTGTCGGCTTTGTAGGGAACGTTGATGCTTTTGGTCTTCAGCAGCGCTTCGAGATCAGCGGGGACTTTCTCCTTCTTCGCCACCGCTTCGTCGCGGCGTTTGCGATTCTCCAGGTTCATGATGCCGGTTTTGTGATCGGTCAGTGTGATGCTGGCTTGCGAAAGGATGCCGTAGCAGAGGTGTCCGGCCCAGATGCCCTTTGTCTCACGGTCCACGAACCCAAGTTGAAGCGTCTCCGCCTTGTTGAGGCCTGGAAAACGGAATCGAATCACCGCGCCACCATCGGCAAAACCCGCCTCATGATGAATGTGCGCCGCGTGTTTGGCCTCGACGGAGGCGCTGGCGATCTTGAGGATGCCTTCATCCAGGTCTGCCATCTTGATGTGCGGCACGCGATCCGCCGTGGCGCTGTTCCAGCCGTTGCCGATGGCCTTGGCGAGGTTGCCGTCTTCTTCACGCTCGAAGGCATCGTGGAAGATGAGCGTGCCTTTTTCGCGGAGCCAGGTGGCGTCATCTTGCGCGGAGGCGACAAGGCTGATGGCGAGAAAGTGAGGGATGAGGAGAGAAAGAGTCATGATGGCCTACGGAATACGCGGAAGACACGGAAATCCAAGCCTCCCAGTGATCAGATGTTCCTTTCCGGGTGTTCTGTGTGTTCCGTAGGCACTCACTTTTGGGAAAGGAGTTCGAGGAGCTTCGCGGCAAAACGCTTCCCGATCTCGTTCTGCGCGGCGGTGTCGAAATGAACGGCATCGCCGATGTGCGTCTTCAAATCGCGGGCATCGACGCAGGCCGTGTGTGGCACTGACTTCGGCAGGGCGAGCTGGATCTCATTCATCGCCTTGAGATTCGTGAGCAGCGGCTCCGGCTTCATCTCGCCGATGGTGCAGGCGATGAAGGGCAGCTCCGGCAGCGCGAGATCGGCGCGGAGGGCTTCGATCATCGCACGCAGACGCTCCGTATGTTGAGGCAGCTCCTGCGGATTCGCGTTCGCCTCGCCTTGCAGCCAGATGACGCCGCGAATGCGGGCTTTCACCGGCACGGTGGTTTGCATGGCGAGTTTCGCCCGGCGCAGTCCCTCTTCGTAGAGCTTCGCGTCCTTCTGCCAGAGCTTGATTGACGATCCACCGACCGCGCAGGGAACGAGGCCGATGGCGAGCTTCGGGTTCGCCGCGGCAATCGCCTCCGCAAAGGCCAGTCCGGGGCCGACACCGGCGTTGTCGTGTCCTTGGAAGGTCTTCGCATCGCCCGTGAGATGCAGCGGATGCCGCGCGAGATACCACTGGTCGTCTTTGAGATGCATCATGACGATGCGCGGATCACGCTTCGGTTCCTCCGGCATCACGCCGCGCCCTTTCATGTTCGACTGGCCCATGAGCAGGAACAGATCGAGTTGCGTCGCACCCTCCGGCAGCTTCGTGATATCCACCGCCTCCAACGGTGGCTTCGTCGGCGGTGGTGTGGCGGCTTTCTTGGCCTTCTGCGCAAAGAGCGAAGGGCAGAGGGCGAGGAGGAGAATGGCGATGGTGCGGTGCATGATGCGTGAACGATGGCCGCACGTTGATTTTACACCGCAGAGATCGAGAGGACGCAGAGAAAGGCAGATGACTCAACCTCACGGCAGTTGGACCTTCAGTCATCATCCAGCGTGCATTCCTCGGACAGTTCTTCGAGGAACTCAGGCTTCATGAAGCGAAGATAAGCGCCAACCTCCTTGATCTTCTGTTTGAGTTCGGAGAAGGCGATGAATCGGCAGGAATCTGACAGCGGCGGGTTCAAGTGGCTGAAAGTGGGCCTGTTGATCTCACTGAAGACTTTGTCCCTGCGGTCATCTGGTGCGACGAGATAAAGAGGAATATTCAAGTTGGGCTGCATCGCAGTTAGGTCGGACATCCGTAGCAAGCCGGAATAGATCGAAGTCGTGCTCTCTACTTCAAAAGCAGCTACGATGGAGTTGCCTTTGAGCCAGAGAACATCAATCAACTCGATGGTGCGGTTCGTGGCATCGTCGAATTGGAGTGGAAGCGATTCCTTCATCTTCGGCATCTCGCCCAATGTCGCGCCGTTGCATGTTCTCCCGCGATCATTGCGGGCCACCCAAACATCGAAACCCATGTCCGCTCCAAGCCTGAGCAGGAGTGCCTGTATCTCGGTGTGTTCCGTCGGCGACTGCGCGCTTGCCGACTTTTGATGTAACGTAAGTTCATCATCATCTGGAATGGTCACTGCTTTCTTATCTTTGCCGAAGAAGGCCCTGGGCTTTCGAGCCAGCTTGCGGGGATCGGTCGGAAGTTTTCGGGGATTCTGCTGTGCGTGACGAAGAGCATCTGCCACCGCCTTGCCGTCACTGCTAGACCACTTCGCCGGAGAGCCACGAAACGCTCCCGTCCATGCGTGCTGAGAACTTGCGTTGATAAAGCAGGAGAGACGATCCCGAAAGTCGTGGACTGATATGCCAAACTCAGGATCGAGCACGAGCAAAGGCTTCACTGGCAATCGGCACGGGAAAACTTGATCCTTCCAGATGGGCGTGTTGTCTTTGAACGGCTTGCCCGTGACCTGAAGGAGACCCACGAACCGCGATACACCTGTCAGGTAGCAAAGGAAAATGTCGCCGTTCTTGATCTTTTGGAGAGTGTTCCATCGAGATTCCCTAAAGCCTGTGACATTGCTGCCTGCCTTCCGAAATTCGTCCCAGCTCACGCCTGTAAATAGATCGAGCCAGTAGTTCATGGGTTAGTTGAGAAACAGATTGGGTGGAAAGGAAGTTCCCGGAAACTTTTACGTGCGGCTCGCGCTATTATCAATCTCGGTTACTTCTTCACCGGCCCCGTCCCTTGTGGACTGCTGGTGCGGGGTTTCTCGATCTTGGTGGCAGTGGAGAGTTTCGCGGCATCGAAGGGCACGAGCGGTGACTCTGGCAGCACTTTGAGGCGGAGGTCTTTGATTTCGACGCGGTTGGGGTTGCCGCGATGGAGCTGGATGGCGAGGCGGCCTTCAAGCGCGCGTTTCTTTTCGTCGTGGTCGATGAGTTCGGAGGTGGGCTGGCCGTTGATTTGATGGGTGAGGCGGTTGCCCTTGGCGATGATGATGTATTCGTTCCACTGGCTGACGTCTGCCTTCACAGGCGCGTGTTCGCTGAGCTGCCAGAGGGCGCCGTCGGGGTCGAGGAGGACGTTTTTTCCGTTGAGGCCGAAGATGCCGCGGCCCTTTTCCTCATACGTCATGCCGGTGTGCTCGATGGCGGGATGGATGTCGCACTGGTAGCCGGTGATGACCCACGGGGCGACCTCCGGCAGCTCGCGGCTGCGGTATTGGATGCCGCTGTTGTTGTCGCCAATGACGCGGACGGTGGCGCGCAGCTCGAA
It contains:
- a CDS encoding sulfatase-like hydrolase/transferase, whose protein sequence is MKTSLLLSLCLTAWCASLQAATPNIILMMGDDHGWEETGYNGHPHVKTPVLDEMAATALKFERFYAAHPSCSPTRASFLTGRHPNRMGTFTPGWSFRPEEITSAHLLSQAGYHCAHLGKWHVGAVKKESPVSPLSMGFHECLSHDNFFEMNPSLSRNGGPPELFKGESSEILIREAIQVIERAQKAGKPFFQVIWFGSPHEPYSGLPEDLALYDDLPAKYTKLVKLTSNETGAATKRPQGEVLRERYAEITAMDRAIGTLRKHLAQNGLRENTLLFYCGDNGTSPDAALGFPHRGAKAEVYEGGTLVPGLIEWPARIPKPRSTSVRASTSDLLPTVAAIAGQSLPDRPIDGIDLAPVLNGTMTARPTALHFWEYQAAGTKVAGAKPYIAPELQQGTTPLVKKMGGKATRDFTNFHHPVITEDDHLGARSIIEGDHKLVIHEQKNGAPKIELFDLKADPAEKTNLLEQKPELAKELQSKLRQWQDSVLKSLTGADYQK
- a CDS encoding sialate O-acetylesterase gives rise to the protein MHRTIAILLLALCPSLFAQKAKKAATPPPTKPPLEAVDITKLPEGATQLDLFLLMGQSNMKGRGVMPEEPKRDPRIVMMHLKDDQWYLARHPLHLTGDAKTFQGHDNAGVGPGLAFAEAIAAANPKLAIGLVPCAVGGSSIKLWQKDAKLYEEGLRRAKLAMQTTVPVKARIRGVIWLQGEANANPQELPQHTERLRAMIEALRADLALPELPFIACTIGEMKPEPLLTNLKAMNEIQLALPKSVPHTACVDARDLKTHIGDAVHFDTAAQNEIGKRFAAKLLELLSQK
- a CDS encoding EVE domain-containing protein produces the protein MNYWLDLFTGVSWDEFRKAGSNVTGFRESRWNTLQKIKNGDIFLCYLTGVSRFVGLLQVTGKPFKDNTPIWKDQVFPCRLPVKPLLVLDPEFGISVHDFRDRLSCFINASSQHAWTGAFRGSPAKWSSSDGKAVADALRHAQQNPRKLPTDPRKLARKPRAFFGKDKKAVTIPDDDELTLHQKSASAQSPTEHTEIQALLLRLGADMGFDVWVARNDRGRTCNGATLGEMPKMKESLPLQFDDATNRTIELIDVLWLKGNSIVAAFEVESTTSIYSGLLRMSDLTAMQPNLNIPLYLVAPDDRRDKVFSEINRPTFSHLNPPLSDSCRFIAFSELKQKIKEVGAYLRFMKPEFLEELSEECTLDDD
- a CDS encoding DUF1080 domain-containing protein; amino-acid sequence: MRPFLTALLISSFVIPHSSLAVEDGFTPLFNGKDLTGWDGDPKLWKVENGIVIGTNPAPEAMANNSFLIWRGGKVKDFELRATVRVIGDNNSGIQYRSRELPEVAPWVITGYQCDIHPAIEHTGMTYEEKGRGIFGLNGKNVLLDPDGALWQLSEHAPVKADVSQWNEYIIIAKGNRLTHQINGQPTSELIDHDEKKRALEGRLAIQLHRGNPNRVEIKDLRLKVLPESPLVPFDAAKLSTATKIEKPRTSSPQGTGPVKK